Proteins encoded by one window of Cannabis sativa cultivar Pink pepper isolate KNU-18-1 chromosome 4, ASM2916894v1, whole genome shotgun sequence:
- the LOC115713942 gene encoding glucan endo-1,3-beta-glucosidase 6 — MGWGSSLGVVLLCLVSVSMVWSSVNGIGANWGTQASHRLSPDIVVKLLRQNGIQKVKLFDAEYDTLRALGRSGIEVMVGIPNDMLLTIATSVKAAEKWVAKNVSTHISNNNVNIRYVAVGNEPFLETYNGTFIQSTYPALQNIQSALIKAGLSNQVKATVPLNADVYASSGGLPSGGDFRTDIRDLMIAIVKYLSDNGAPFTVNIYPFISLYTDDNFPVEYAFFDGNASPIVDGKATYYNMFDANYDTLVWALQKNGFGNLPIIVGEIGWPTDGDRNANLVYAQRFNAGFMSHIAGGKGTPMRAGPIDAYLFSLIDEDAKSIQPGNFERHWGIFYYDGSPKYQLNLGTTNTGTLVKAQGVEYLEPKWCVMRPSAKLDDPQIPPSMSYACGLGDCTSLGYGTSCGNLDARGNISFAFNSYFQINNQLDTACKFPNLSMTTKTNPSVGTCRFPIMIKPYYGGAGRLQKLPGGLVAALVLLLVTLV, encoded by the exons ATGGGGTGGGGCTCTTCTTTGGGTGTGGTATTATTGTGTTTAGTCTCAGTTTCTATGGTGTGGAGTAGTGTGAATGGTATAGGTGCAAACTGGGGTACACAAGCCAGTCACCGTCTGTCTCCAGATATTGTAGTGAAGCTTCTGAGGCAGAATGGGATTCAAAAGGTTAAGCTTTTTGATGCTGAGTACGACACTCTTAGGGCTCTGGGTAGATCTGGTATTGAGGTCATGGTGGGTATTCCAAACGACATGCTTTTGACAATCGCCACCAGTGTCAAGGCTGCTGAGAAATGGGTTGCCAAGAATGTTTCAACTCATATCTCCAACAACAATGTAAACATCAG GTATGTTGCTGTTGGTAATGAACCTTTCTTGGAGACCTACAATGGAACCTTCATACAATCAACATACCCTGCTCTACAGAATATCCAATCTGCTCTCATAAAAGCTGGCCTCAGCAACCAAGTAAAGGCAACTGTCCCCCTCAACGCCGATGTCTATGCAAGCTCAGGTGGGCTTCCATCTGGGGGTGATTTCCGAACTGATATCCGCGACCTTATGATTGCCATTGTCAAGTATTTGAGCGACAATGGTGCCCCCTTTACTGTGAACATTTACCCTTTCATAAGCCTCTACACAGATGATAACTTCCCTGTTGAGTATGCTTTCTTTGATGGAAATGCCTCACCAATTGTTGATGGCAAGGCAACCTATTACAACATGTTTGATGCAAATTATGACACTCTTGTATGGGCTCTTCAAAAGAATGGTTTTGGAAACTTACCAATCATAGTAGGAGAAATTGGATGGCCAACAGATGGAGATCGCAATGCTAATCTAGTTTATGCCCAGCGCTTCAACGCAGGCTTCATGTCTCACATAGCAGGTGGAAAAGGAACTCCCATGAGAGCCGGGCCTATTGATGCCTACTTGTTTAGCTTAATCGATGAGGATGCAAAAAGCATTCAACCTGGAAATTTCGAGCGCCATTGGGGGATATTCTACTATGATGGCTCGCCAAAATACCAACTTAATCTTGGTACTACAAATACAGGAACACTGGTTAAAGCTCAGGGTGTGGAGTATTTGGAACCAAAGTGGTGTGTGATGAGGCCATCGGCCAAACTTGACGACCCACAAATTCCACCGAGTATGAGCTATGCGTGTGGACTAGGTGATTGCACTAGCCTCGGGTATGGGACTTCCTGTGGCAACTTGGATGCTCGGGGGAATATTTCATTTGCGTTTAACAGTTACTTTCAGATAAATAATCAACTTGACACTGCTTGCAAGTTTCCAAACCTTTCAATGACCACAAAAACGAATCCATCAGTTGGGACTTGCCGATTTCCAATAATGATTAAACCGTACTATGGCGGAGCAGGGAGGCTCCAGAAGCTACCAGGAGGCTTGGTTGCAGCACTTGTTCTGTTGTTGGTAACACTTGTGTGA